AATGTGTCAATTTTGACACAAGCTTGTTTGAGCCCTTTAAAACACCCTCCTTGATAGAAATATCTACTTGATGTGGCAATTTAGTCACAAAAAAGAGTTTTTCATTTTACACTGAATATAATCAAAAAATATATAAATTTAAGATAGTTATCTTCGGTTTTTATCGGTGGCATATCCTTTGCTTTAGATTAGTTAATAATGAATACAAAGAATAAAAAATCTAAAAGTATGAAAGGGTATAAAAATGGATTTTTCGGCAGAATACAAAAAAAAGTGCGTTGAAGCGTCAGAAGCTGTAAAAGTAGTGAAATCGGGAGATATTGTTGACTATGGCTTTTTTAACGGACGTCCGGTTGTCTGTGACAAAGCTCTTGCAGACAGACATGAAGAATTAAAAGATGTTTTAGTTCACGGAGCTGTAACCCTTCCCCCTGTTCCGGAAGTTGTTCAAAAACCCGGCTCATTTATTTATCATGATCTCCAGTTCAGCAAGATTTCAAGGGTTCTTCAAAAGGACTACAATCTTTGTTATTATTATCCAATCATGTATCATCAGGCTCCTTCATGGTTTAGAGACAAGATTGCTCCCAAAAGAAATGTTGTTATTTGTTCTGTGTGTCCAATGGATAAAAGCGGATATTTTAATATCGGGCCCCATAACTCAGCGTCATTGGCTGCAATGGAAGAATCTGATTATGTAATTGTTGAAGTTAATAAAAACATGCCTGTATCCCTTGGGGGAGCAGAAGAATCAGTTCATATTTCAGAAGTGGATTTCATTGTTGAAGCTCCAGCAGATCTTACTCTTGTTGATCTTCCTGTTCCAGAGGCTTCAGATGCTGACAGAAAAATTGCAGAGCATATAGTTGGATTTATTAAAGACGGCTCTTGTATTCAGCTTGGAATAGGTGCAATGCCAAGTGTTGTTGGAAAAATAATAGCTGAATCAGATCTTAAAAATCTTGGCGGACATACAGAAATGCTTTCTGATGCCTATGTTGACATGATTGAGTCGGGAAGAATGAACGGCAAGATGAAAAAATTTGATAAAAACAGAGTTCCCTATACTTTTGCACTTGGAAGTAAAAGACTTTATGATTTTATTGATAATAACCCGGCAGCAGCTTCATATCCTGTAAATTATACAAATGATCCCAGAATTATTGCAGAACTCGATGATTTTGTTTCAATAAACAATGCCCTTCAGGTTGACCTTTATTCCCAGGTTAATGCTGAAAGTCTTGGAATAAGCCAGGTTTCAGGAAACGGTGGAATGTGGGACTTTGTAATTGGAGCTCAATGGTCTAAAAACGGAAAAAGCTTTATCTGTCTTACTTCAACATTTAAAAATTCCAAGGGTGAAGAAAAATCAAGAATTTTGCCTGTTTTTGAACCAGGTTCAATAGTTACAATTCCAAGACATCAGGTAGACTATATTGTAACAGAATTTGGAGCGGTTCAGGTAAGAGCCCAGTCTACATGGAAAAGAGCGGAACTTGTCATAAGCATAGCTCATCCTGATTTCAGGGAAGACCTTATCAAGGAAGCTGAAAAAATGAAGATCTGGAGAAATTCAAATAAAAAGTAAGATTTTTTAATTTTTTTTAAACCTGAATTGAGCAATTTTCAAATTATTATGGAGAGAAGAGATTTGAAAAATTTAAAAATATTTGTTTTTGCATTTTGCCTGTTGATTTTTCCAATGGGGGTATCAGCAACATTTATTGATAACAATACAAATTTAAGTGCTGAATGGACAAGAATGCAGGCAAGAACAGGGTCTTTTGATTCTATGGACGCAATTACATACAACCCGGCCGGAACTGTTAAAATGGAAGATGGTTTTTATTTAAGTCTTCAAAATCAGGTTCTTCCCAAAGCCTACTCCCATAAGTATAACGGGGAAAAATATGAGGCAGACAATACAACTTTTTTTGTTCCGGGTTTTTTTGCAATGAACAAAAAAGGTAAATGGTCACAGTTTGCAGGCATAAACGTCATTGGAGGAGGAGGTTCACTTGAGTATCCTGACAGTATTTATACAAAAAAGGGTACTGATGCTGTAAACCTGACTCCTGGAAAGGAAAGTATTTATACAAGTGTTTATATGGGAGTAATTGCCGGAGGAGCTTTAAATATAAATGATAAGCTTTCTGTTTCCCTTGCAGGACGGCTTGTGTATGGCCTTAACAGTCTTGAAATTGAAGATGGTGATATGTTTGAACTTGAAAAAACAGCCATTGGGTTTGCACCGATAATTGGTCTTAATTATCAGGTAAATGAAAAGCTTAATATTGGATTCAGACATGAATTTAAAACATCCCTTGAATTTGAAGTTGATGAAATGAAAGGTGCTATGGCTCAAAAGATGCAAGCTATGACAGGGCTTAAAAAAGGAAATAAAAGCAGAAAAGATTTTCCCGCACTTTCAGCTCTTGGAGCAGCTTACATGGTAAATAAAAAGCTGAAAATTGCAGCAGATTTTACATATTGCTGGAATGAAGAAGTAAAATGGGATGAAGATCCAAAAGGCGATAATGCCTGGGAATTGGGTCTTGGGGTTGAATATGAAATAAAGGAAGGCCTTAAGATAAGTTCAGGTTATTCCTATGTTGATGCAGGTCTTGACGTGGATGATTATTCAACAGCAATTGGAAAAAACCCTTATCATCTTATTGGGGGTGGTTTTATGATATCTCCCATGGAAAATATGAAACTTAATTTTGGTGCAAGCAGGCTTTTTTACGACGAAAAAACAGATTCCGGAGGAATAAAGTATGAAAAAGAACTCTGGATTTTAGGAGCAGGAATTGAATACAGGTTTGATTAATATCTAAACCGGAGTTTTTTTAAAAAATAAATTTAAACCAGAATAGAAATTTTTATAATTTTGGTTTAAATGGATAATAAGGTTTGCCGGATTTGGAAAAGTCCGTATTAACCCGCCTCTTTTATATAAAGGCCGGCTTTTTGCCGGCCTTTAATCTTTTTAAAATTAAGAAAAAAGTCTTTTTTCAAAACGGTTTTTAAGATTGTCCAAAAAATTATCCCAGGGATTTTTATTTTCTTTGTTTCTTTCTTCCATCTGAGCCTTCATATCTTCAAAAAGTCTATTTATGGTAGAAAGAACATTGTCCTTTGGAACTTCAGTATTTTTAGCAGTATCTGCAAGTTCATCTGTCAGTCTTTGAAGAAGAGATTTACTGTTATCAGAAATTTTAGTGTCAGCTTTTGACTTATCTGATGTATCAGGTCTTTGAAAGGTTGATTTTTCAATATAATCATATTGTTTTGTAGCTGAATATCTAAGATTTGCTTCAAAACCTCCAATTGTGTCAAGTCCTGAAATAGATACTGCATTATCAACTGCTTTATCCATGTTTCCCCTTGAAAGATGCTTCATTGATTTTTCAAGTTTTGATATTGCCTTGTTTATATCCCTTAATTCTTCCTTGCTGAAGTCTCCTTCAAGTGAAATTTCATAGGAGCTGCTGTAGTTAATATTTGCTGAAAAACCAGCCATGGAAGCTGCTGAGTCATTGGTCTTTTTAAATGCTGAATAAGTTGTCATTTCAGAATCATAGGCAGAAGCAGCTCTAAGTGTTACAATATCGCCTTCTTTGGTGGTAAGCTTCAGTTCTGTTTTTTTTGATTCAGACTGAGCAATTCTTCCGGCACTGGCAGATTGGGTTTTTATAAGATTTTGATCCCCACGGGACTGCTCCTGAAAAGGCAGGTTGTTGGGTATAAAATTCAGCTCCATGGTTTTTTCTCCTTAATTTATTCTGAATTGAGGGGTTATTGACTTTTCACCCTTTGGTTTATTTGTATTTCGGCTTAAAAAAATAAAACTTTATTTTGTTTTTAAAAAATGCTGATTTTCCAATAAATATTTTCTGGTTTATAAAACTTTTCTTGGTTTTTCAAAACTGTGGCTTATCAGATTTTGAAATGATAAATTGGGAAGAAATATAAACTGCTTATGTTTACAAATATCCCATTTTAATGGTGGAGGCTCTCAAGAAATCAGTTCTTTATAACAAAGGCAGAAAAGAATTTTACCTAGCTGGAACAAGAATTCTTTCAGCCTAAATTTAAACCCATTTAGGTAAAAACATAAATTTAAAAGTGATAATTTTTTAGATGACACCAGGCCCTTTTGCTGGTATTCTGTAGTGCTTTTAAAAAAGAGACCTTTCAAATTTTTAAAAATCAGACATTTTGAAGAGGTTTATTTTTTATGCTTTTCATCCATTTGCAGTATTTAAGTTAATATAAATAGAGGTAAAAAAATGAGCACAAAAACAAGAATAGAAAAAGATTTTCTCGGGGAAAAAGAAATACCGTCAGATGCATATTACGGGGTTCAAACACTGAGGGCCCAGGAAAATTTTAAAATAACAGGGATCCCAATTAGTTCTGAGCCCAGGATGATTGAAGCACTAGGTTTTGTAAAAAAGGCGACTGCATTGGCAAATATGGATTTGGAAGTGCTTCCCAGGGAAATAGGAACTGCAATTTGTTCTGCTTGCGATGAAGTAATAGCTGGAAAATTAAATGATCAATTTGTAGTTGACGTAATCCAGGGGGGTGCAGGAACCTCAACTATAATGAACGCTAACGAGGTGATTGCTAATCGTGCCATTGAAATTTTAGGCGGAAATAAGGGTGAATATAATCTTGTACATCCAAATAACCATGTAAATTGCTCCCAGTCTACAAACGATGCTTACCCTACATCATTAAGAATTGCTTTGGTAAGGATCATTCCTGATCTTATGGAGTCTCTTCAGTCACTATCAAAGGCGTTTAGTGAAAAAGGTGAAGAGTTTTCCAATATTTTAAAACTTGGGCGGACCCAGATGCAGGATGCAGTTCCAATGACATTGGGCCGTGAATTTAAAGCATTTGCTAAAGCCATTGGCGAAGATGTTGCTCAATTGGAAAATGTTGGGAAACTTTTTTTAGAAATTAATATAGGGGCTACTGCCATAGGCTCTGGTTTAAATACTCCCTCAGGATATAAAGAATTGACAGTTGGCTATCTAAGTGAGCTGACCGGGTTGGAACTTAAGTCAAGCGAGGATCTTTTTGAAGCAACCTGGGATACAGGTGATTATGTTCAATTGTCCGGGGTTTTAAAGCGAATTTCGGTTAAGTTGTCAAAAATTTGTAATGATCTAAGGCTTCTTTCATCTGGTCCCCGTGCCGGGTTTAATGAAATTAATCTTCCCAAAATGCAGCCTGGTTCTTCAATTATGCCTGGAAAGGTAAATCCTGTTATTCCTGAAGTGGTAAATCAGATTGCATTCCAGGTTATTGGAATGGATTTAACAGTGACCCTTGCAGCAGAATCAGGACAGCTTCAGCTTAATGCAATGGAACCTGTGATGGCTTTTGACTTGTTTTCCATGCTTGATATGCTGAAAAAAGGTTGTTCTGTACTTGAAGAGCGCTGTGTTAAAGGGATAACTGCCAATGCTCAAAATTGCCGGGATCATGTTTTTAACAGCACAAGTATTGTAACAGCACTTAACCCTATTATTGGTTATGAAGCTGCTGCTTCAATTGTCAGTGATTTGTTGAAAACCAACAAAAGCGTTAAAGAGCTGGTGATTGAAAGAAATCTTGTATCAGCAGAAGTTTTGGATGAAATCTTTTCAACAGAAAACCTTATGAATCCAAAGTTTTTCAAATAGAAATATGCTTACCAAGGCTTAAATTAAATCTTAGCCCTGGTTAAGCCTGAATCTTGTAAATTGTATCAGGCTGAAAATCAGTCTGATACAAGATTATTTTAGTATTCCTGGTAGTTTACCCTGAAAAATATTTTGTAAAGTGTAGGTACAAAAATAAGGGTAAGTACAGTTGCAAACATAATACCGAAAATTATTGAAATAGCCATTGGTTCCCACATAAGCCCGCCTCCAAGCCAGAGTGGAACAAGTCCAAGTGAGGTGGTTATTGTTGTCAGAAGAATGGGGCGGAGCCTTTGAATTCCTGAATCAACAATTGCGTGGAAAGTATCCTTGTTGTTTTCTGTTTCTTCAATATTTATTCTGTCAATAAGAACAATTCCATTGTTTATTACTATTCCTCCAAGGGAAATAATTCCGAGAAATGCCATGAATCCAAAGTATGAGCCCGTAATGTAAAGGCCTGCAATGACTCCTACAAGACCAAGGGGAATGGTTAAGATTATTATCAGAGGTTTTCTTATGGAATTGAACTGGGCTATTAGGAATATGATTATAATAAAAAAGCAGATTGGGAGTTTTTTTGCCACAGCACCCATTGCATCAGCACTTCCTTCTGCGTCTCCTCCAAGTTCAAAGCTTATGTTTTTTTGTTTCAGATTTTGGTTGTTATTAAGCCAGGGAGAGATTGCTCTTGTAATTTCAGCAGCTGTGTAATTTGTTTTTACATCCGAAGTTACTGTTATGGTTTTTGTAAGATCCCTTCTAAGCACTTTTGTAGGCTGCCATTCAACTCTTATTTCTGCAACCTGGGACAGAGGAACACCTTTTCCTGATTGCTGAGCATAAATATTTATTGTTTTAAGGTCTTCAATTTTAAGCAAATCAGCTTTTTCATTTTTCATTACTATGGGAATAGTTTTGTCACCCTCCCTAAAGCTGCCTGTTCCTACTCCTGAAAGGATTGTCTGAAGTGAAACTGCAATATCTTGATTTGTTATTCCTGCCATCTGTGCAGCAGCAGGATTAATTTCTATTACAAGTTTTTTAGTTTTCATTCCCCAGTCATCGTCAACATTTTTAGCTCCTGGTATTGTGCGAAGTTTTTCTTTTATTTCTTCTGCAGCAAAATATAAACTTTCTATTTCATCACCTGAAAGTCTTATCTCCACAGGGTTTGCAGAGCCGCCTCCGCTTAAAAGCCTTGAGACTGTATAAGTTGCGTCAGGGAAATTATTGAAAATAAATGAATCAACTT
This genomic window from Desulforegulaceae bacterium contains:
- a CDS encoding acetyl-CoA hydrolase/transferase C-terminal domain-containing protein → MDFSAEYKKKCVEASEAVKVVKSGDIVDYGFFNGRPVVCDKALADRHEELKDVLVHGAVTLPPVPEVVQKPGSFIYHDLQFSKISRVLQKDYNLCYYYPIMYHQAPSWFRDKIAPKRNVVICSVCPMDKSGYFNIGPHNSASLAAMEESDYVIVEVNKNMPVSLGGAEESVHISEVDFIVEAPADLTLVDLPVPEASDADRKIAEHIVGFIKDGSCIQLGIGAMPSVVGKIIAESDLKNLGGHTEMLSDAYVDMIESGRMNGKMKKFDKNRVPYTFALGSKRLYDFIDNNPAAASYPVNYTNDPRIIAELDDFVSINNALQVDLYSQVNAESLGISQVSGNGGMWDFVIGAQWSKNGKSFICLTSTFKNSKGEEKSRILPVFEPGSIVTIPRHQVDYIVTEFGAVQVRAQSTWKRAELVISIAHPDFREDLIKEAEKMKIWRNSNKK
- the aspA gene encoding aspartate ammonia-lyase translates to MSTKTRIEKDFLGEKEIPSDAYYGVQTLRAQENFKITGIPISSEPRMIEALGFVKKATALANMDLEVLPREIGTAICSACDEVIAGKLNDQFVVDVIQGGAGTSTIMNANEVIANRAIEILGGNKGEYNLVHPNNHVNCSQSTNDAYPTSLRIALVRIIPDLMESLQSLSKAFSEKGEEFSNILKLGRTQMQDAVPMTLGREFKAFAKAIGEDVAQLENVGKLFLEINIGATAIGSGLNTPSGYKELTVGYLSELTGLELKSSEDLFEATWDTGDYVQLSGVLKRISVKLSKICNDLRLLSSGPRAGFNEINLPKMQPGSSIMPGKVNPVIPEVVNQIAFQVIGMDLTVTLAAESGQLQLNAMEPVMAFDLFSMLDMLKKGCSVLEERCVKGITANAQNCRDHVFNSTSIVTALNPIIGYEAAASIVSDLLKTNKSVKELVIERNLVSAEVLDEIFSTENLMNPKFFK